One window of Aerococcus tenax genomic DNA carries:
- the purH gene encoding bifunctional phosphoribosylaminoimidazolecarboxamide formyltransferase/IMP cyclohydrolase, producing the protein MARALISVSNKEGLVELAQAFKEAGIEIISTGGSKKHLEAAGIKVIPVEEVTGFKEMLDGRVKTLHPNIHAGILFQRDHADHVKTMADNHLQAIDYVVVNFYPFKETISQSQVSLAEAVENIDIGGPSMVRAGAKNYQDVTVLTDPKDYASVIDSLKEKQATTLEDRQRLAAKAFRLTAAYDALIAQYLTDRFEEEKPERLTLTYELKEALRYGENSQQEAEFYQAPLADDYSISQAKQLNGKALSYNNIKDANAALALIAEFDQPCAVALKHMNPCGVGVGQTIEEAFERCYQADSMSIYGGIVAVNQEVSKELAERLHKIFLEIVIAPAFSEEALAVLKTKKNLRLLEVQGFDHKLSPAKEYVSVMGGFLVQDQDIPAYEDHEHWQKMGQYDVDPKDLPALELAWKVVKHVKSNAIVVANGHQTLGIGAGQMNRVGSAQLAIDEALANPFEVDRDRLVLASDAYLPMADTAELAAQHGIKAIVQPGGSIHDDDSIAVVDQAKIPMLKTGMRHFRH; encoded by the coding sequence ATGGCAAGAGCATTAATTAGTGTATCTAATAAGGAAGGTTTAGTAGAACTCGCCCAAGCCTTTAAGGAGGCTGGGATAGAAATCATTTCAACCGGGGGGAGTAAAAAGCACCTAGAAGCAGCTGGTATTAAAGTTATTCCTGTTGAAGAAGTGACTGGCTTTAAGGAAATGCTAGATGGGCGAGTAAAAACCTTACATCCTAATATCCATGCTGGAATTCTCTTCCAAAGAGACCATGCTGACCATGTGAAAACCATGGCTGATAACCACTTACAAGCCATTGATTATGTGGTGGTGAACTTCTATCCCTTTAAAGAAACCATTAGTCAGAGCCAGGTTTCATTAGCTGAAGCGGTGGAAAATATTGATATTGGTGGTCCTTCCATGGTGCGTGCTGGAGCCAAAAACTACCAGGATGTCACTGTGCTTACTGATCCTAAGGACTATGCCAGTGTCATCGATTCTCTTAAAGAAAAACAGGCAACGACTCTTGAAGATCGCCAACGTCTAGCAGCTAAAGCTTTCCGTTTGACAGCTGCCTATGATGCCTTAATTGCTCAGTATCTCACCGACCGTTTTGAAGAGGAAAAACCTGAACGATTAACCTTAACCTATGAATTAAAAGAAGCCTTACGTTACGGGGAAAATAGCCAACAAGAAGCTGAATTTTATCAAGCGCCTTTGGCTGATGACTATAGTATTAGCCAAGCTAAACAATTAAATGGAAAAGCCTTATCCTATAACAATATTAAAGATGCCAATGCAGCCCTAGCGCTGATTGCTGAATTTGACCAACCCTGTGCGGTGGCCCTCAAACATATGAATCCTTGTGGGGTAGGGGTTGGTCAAACGATTGAAGAAGCCTTTGAACGTTGTTACCAAGCCGATTCCATGTCCATTTATGGGGGCATTGTAGCGGTTAATCAAGAAGTCTCTAAAGAATTAGCGGAAAGATTGCATAAGATTTTCCTAGAAATTGTGATTGCACCAGCCTTTAGTGAAGAGGCCTTAGCAGTGCTCAAGACCAAAAAGAACTTACGTCTATTAGAAGTGCAGGGCTTTGATCATAAGCTCTCTCCTGCTAAGGAATATGTTTCCGTAATGGGTGGCTTCTTAGTGCAAGACCAAGATATCCCTGCTTATGAAGATCACGAACACTGGCAAAAAATGGGCCAATATGATGTCGACCCCAAAGATTTGCCTGCTTTAGAATTAGCCTGGAAAGTGGTTAAACACGTTAAATCCAATGCCATTGTGGTCGCCAACGGCCATCAAACGTTAGGTATTGGAGCTGGGCAAATGAACCGAGTTGGCTCAGCCCAATTAGCCATTGACGAAGCCTTGGCTAATCCATTTGAAGTTGACCGCGACCGTTTGGTTTTAGCTAGTGATGCCTACTTACCAATGGCAGATACCGCAGAATTAGCGGCCCAACATGGCATTAAAGCCATTGTTCAACCTGGGGGTTCTATCCATGATGATGATTCCATTGCCGTGGTTGACCAAGCCAAAATTCCTATGTTGAAGACTGGCATGCGGCATTTTAGACACTAA
- the purN gene encoding phosphoribosylglycinamide formyltransferase, with protein sequence MRCAIFASGQGSNFQALVEAFQGLKSEIEIAFLFCDQAGAYVLKRAQNLKIPAFQFSPTDFSSRQDYEEALVDLCQRHHLDYILLAGYMRLIHQPLLQAYPNRIINIHPSLLPKFPGRHGIRDAYQAGVAKTGVTVHIIDENIDQGKILAQEAVTIDPAWQLEDLETAIHTIEHQLYPQVILELVRKEMNHGKSIN encoded by the coding sequence ATGCGATGTGCAATATTTGCTTCAGGACAGGGTAGTAATTTTCAAGCCTTAGTGGAAGCCTTTCAGGGCCTAAAATCTGAAATTGAGATTGCCTTTCTCTTTTGTGACCAAGCTGGTGCTTATGTTTTAAAACGCGCTCAAAATTTAAAAATTCCCGCCTTTCAATTTAGTCCCACTGACTTTTCCAGTCGCCAAGACTATGAAGAAGCTCTAGTCGATCTCTGTCAGAGGCATCACTTGGATTACATTTTATTGGCAGGTTATATGCGGCTGATCCACCAGCCATTACTCCAGGCTTATCCTAATCGGATTATTAATATTCATCCCTCCCTCTTGCCTAAGTTTCCCGGCCGTCATGGGATTAGGGACGCCTATCAGGCTGGAGTGGCAAAAACTGGAGTAACGGTCCACATCATCGATGAAAATATCGACCAAGGAAAAATTCTCGCCCAAGAAGCTGTGACTATTGATCCAGCATGGCAGTTGGAGGACTTGGAGACAGCCATTCATACAATTGAACATCAATTATATCCTCAAGTAATTTTAGAATTAGTCAGAAAGGAAATGAATCATGGCAAGAGCATTAATTAG